DNA from Fibrobacter sp. UWP2:
GCGATGGCGGTAAGCACCAGCGAGAGCAGGTCCGAGGTGCTTGTGACCATGGTGATCATCTCTTCTTGCGTATGGACGCGGAAGGGGTCGGTGGGCTTGGTCCAGCCGCGGCGCTCCTTCAAAATTCCCATGATCTCTTCCGTCGCTTTTTCGGCGAAGCCTTCCCCAATGGAGTTCGCAAAAATCTGCCTGATGTTCGTCGTTGCGCTGAATCGCTTCATCACGGTCTGGTACGGTGTGAAGATGACGTCGTCCTGGTCCTGCCCAAAGTCGCCGGAACCCTTTGCTTTCAATGTGCCGACCACCTTGAGTGGGATGCTCTTGTAACGGATGGTCTTGCCGATGGGGTCCGTATCGGGGAACAGGTTCTTGACGACGGTCTGCCCAATGACACAGACCTTCGCCATACGGTCAGACTCGTCATCGAACATGACTCCGTCGTCGATTTCGTAGTTCCTGATTTTGAGGTAGTCGGCGGAGACGCCGCTCAGGGCGGTGGGGGAGTTGTTGTTCCCGACGACAGCCTGCCCGCCTACGCTCACCATGGGCGATACGGCGTTGATGTAGGTCGCCTGCTCGCGGAGGGCCTTGAGGTCTTCTTCTTCAAGGGTCTCGGCGGCGTTGCTCGCGTCCAGTTGCACCCCCCCTCGGCGGCTCTGGTTGGGCATGATGATGATGGCGTTCGTGCCCATCGAGGTCATCTTCTCCTTGATGGACTGCTTGGAGCCTTCGCCCATGGCGACCATCGTGATAACGGCGGCGACGCCAATGACAATGCCCAGCACCGAGAGGAAGGTGCGCATGCGGTTGCGAAGAAGCGCCTTGATGGCAATTTTTATGAGAGTTAGTGGGGACATCGTCAATTATCCATTATCATCAATTATCAAAAGTCTCTGGTGGAGGGAGTGCCTCAAAGGCGGCCTTCGCATCTTGCATGTCGTTCCTCACGTCTTTTTTCAGGAGGCCGTCACGGAGCGTTATGGTGCGTTCGCTAAAGGTGGCGATGTCGGGTTCGTGCGTCACGAAGGCGATGGTTTTGCCCTGCTGGTGCAGTTGCTGAAAAATCGTCATGATTTCGTAGCTGGTTCTTGTGTCCAGGTTCCCGGTGGCTTCGTCGGCCAGGATAATGACCGGGTCGTTCACCAGGGCGCGGGCGATGGCGACCCTCTGCTGTTGTCCGCCGCTCATCTGGTTGGGCATGTGGTTCATGCGGTCTTCGAGACCGACCATCTTGAGTGCGTCGAGGGCGCGGCGGTGCCGTTCGTCCGGGCTGATTTTAGGGTTGTACAGCAAGGGCAGTTCCACGTTCTCGAGAGCAGTGGTCCTGCTCAGCAGGTTGTAGCTTTGAAAGACGAACCCGATTTTGCGGTTGCGGATGCGGGCGAGGGCATCCCGTTTGAGTTTCTCGGTGTGCTCTCCGTCGAGGATGTAATGCCCGCTGGTGGGCTTGTCCATGCACCCCAGTATGTTCAGCATGGTGGACTTGCCGGAACCGCTGGTTCCCATGATGGTGACGAACTCGCCTTTGTGGATGTCGAAGCTCACGCCGCGCAGTGCATGCACGGTCTCGTCGCCCATTTTAAAGTCGCGGCGGAGATTTTCGATAGATAAAATCGGTTTTTCAGCCATTTTTTGCAAAAAAAGAAGTTTTTCACTTATTTTGATGTTTTTGCGCGTTTTTTCGTTGCTTTTTAAAAAATGAATATAAAAGTAACTAAAAATTTGCTTGTTTGGGGCTCGCAAGTGGTTGTAACAAATGGACTTGTAAGTGTATTTTAATAAGGATTTTCTATTATTTTGAGAAATCACAAAGGGGTTGCAAATGAAAAAAATCATTGCATTATCATTACTTGCCGGCTCCGTCGCCTTTGCCCATTCCGGGTACCAGGGCGGATCCGATGGTTTCCACCAGAACAACGCTTATACTCTAGGTCAGTGGGGAGTCTCCATTGGCACGGGTGGTGATGTCTCCAACGACTCCTGGTCGTTCTCCCGTAAAGGCAGCTTCCAGGATGCGCAGGGCCATTCTTACAACTTTGAAGACTGGGCGGGCTCGTTCTCGGGCAACTTCAACGCTAGCGTTGGCCTGCTGAGCTTTGCGGATGTTGGCGTTGTTATGCCCCTTTATTATGAACACGCCCATGAATCCAGTGGCACCGCCAGTGCGGCCAACATGTGGATCGCCGGTCAGGGTGACCTGAACGCATGGATGAAGATTCGTGCGCCGTTTGGCGACGAAAAGACCGTCTTTGCCATTGCGGGTGTGTTTGACCTTTTTGCCCCGACAGGCATGCAGTCCGCAGGTGTCCGTCCCCGCCATGTTTGGTACATTGATGAACGCGGCAACACGGACCCGTTTACGGCCAATGCCTGGGCTGGTGCCGCAGGCCTCGTTATGACCTTGGATTTCTCCAAGATTGGCGCTCCTATCCGCTTGAACGGCCATGCCAGCTATGTTCATTCCTTTGGCGACGGTCAGGCCGATGCATTGATTTACGATGCCGGTTTAAACTTGCTGGTGAACGATGCCTTGGACATGTTCGTGGAATACTCCGGCGAAATGCGCTTGGAAGAAACCAAGTACCCGCGTGACCCCATCGCAGAACCGATGTACATTACTCCGGGTCTCCGCTTCCACCTGCCCCTTGGTATTGATATGGGCGTTGGTATGGACATCGCTGTGCGTAACTACCAGGACTTCACTTTCGAAGGAAAGAAGGAAGACAAGTACGCTCGCTCTCAGAAGCTGCAGTTCAAGGGTGACAACGATCAGTACTATACCTATGGATATAGCCCGGGACCGCTCTATGCCGCCGTTGCCATGTTGAGCTGGCACATGGATGGCAAGCCCATGGTGAAGGACGAGGACAAGGACGGCGTCTCGGATGACAATGACCAGTGCGCCCACACTCCCTCCGTGGCTACCGTGGATTCTGTTGGTTGCCCCATTGACAGCGACAAGGACGGTGTCATTGATGGCATTGACAAGTGCGACCATACTCCGGAAGGCGCTACGGTTGACTCCGTGGGCTGCCCGATGGACGGTGACGAAGACGGCGTGTTTGACGGCATTGACAAGTGCCCGAAAACCAAGAAGGGTGCCGTGATTGACATTACTGGTTGCGAAGGCGACTTCGACAAGGATGGCGTTGAAGATTCCAACGACCGTTGCCCGAATACCCAGCCTGGTATTATCGTCGATACGACGGGTTGCCCGGCCGACAGCGACCACGATGGTGTGTTTGATTCGTTCGACAAGTGCGCCAACACGCCGCAGGGCCTGCCTGTTGATTCTACGGGTTGCGCGGCTGATGCCGACAAGGATGGCATCCCCGATGCTCTTGACAAGTGCCCGAACACCCAGAAGGGTCTGCCTGTTGACTCTACGGGTTGCCCGGCCGATGCCGACAAGGATGGCGTTCCTGATGCTCTCGACAAGTGCCCGAACACCAAGGCTGGCGCTCAGGTGAATGCTGAAGGTTGCGAAGGCGACTTTGACGGTGACGGTATCCCGGATGCCGCTGACATGTGCCCGAATACCCAGAAGGGTGTCCCTGTTGACTCTACGGGTTGCCCGGCCGATGCCGACAAGGATGGTGTTGCCGACGCTCTCGACAAGTGCCCGAATACCCCGGCTGGCACTACGGTCGACAACAATGGTTGTACTCTTGACTTTGACAAGGACGGCATCTCGGATGATTTGGACAAGTGCCCGAACACCAAGGAAGGCGTCCAGGTGGACAGCACCGGTTGCCCGAAGGATGAGGACAAGGACGGTGTCGCCGATGGCATCGACAAGTGCCCGTCTACCGAAAAGGGTATTTCTGTGGATAGCGTTGGCTGCCCGATGGATACCGACAAGGATGGCGTTGCCGACCACCTTGACAAGTGTCCGTACACCCTCGAAGGTATCAAGATTGATGCCAAGGGTTGCCCGACCAACAAGAAGCAGGATTTGAACAAGCTGAAACAGGGTATCCAGTTCCAGACGAACTCCACCAAGTTCACCAAGAACAGCTACGGTACCTTGAATGACATTGTCGCCTTGATGAACCAGATTCCGGGCTCCAACCTCGAAGTCCAGGGCCACACCGACAATGTGGGCAGTGCCAAGAAGAACAAGGAACTCTCTCAGGCCCGTGCTCAGGCTGTGGTTGACTACCTTGTGAGCAAGGGCATTGACTCGAACCGCTTGCGTGCCGTGGGCTATGGCTCCGAAAAGCCCATTGCCAGCAACGGAAACAAGAAGGGCCGCAAGGCGAACCGCCGCGTGGAACTCGTTCCGTTCGAAAAGTAGTTCGGATTTAAAGAATTAAAAGGCGTCCCCCAAGGGGACGTCTTTTTTTATATTTTGAGTGAGCGAGGTAATATGCCTAAAAAGATTCTTGTGACAGGTGCCGCGGGCTTTATTGGTTGTGAAGTTTCCTTGATAATGCTTTCGAAGGGTTATCAGGTGGTGGGAATCGACAACATGAATTCCTACTACCAGGTGTCCCTCAAGGAGGACCGTCTTAAACGACTGGACCATGCGGACTTCAGGTTTCAAAAGATGGACCTTGCCGACGCCTCTGCCGTAGCCGCCCTTTTTGAAGAGGATCATTTTGATGGCGTTATCCATTTGGGCGCCCAGGCGGGAGTGCGCTACAGCCTGCAAAACCCGCAGGCGTATATCGACAGCAATATCACCGGTTTTTTAAATATCCTCGAAGGGTGCCGCAAACACCCAGTAGAACACTTGACCTACGCTTCGTCCAGCAGCGTTTACGGCCGCAACACCAAGACTCCGTTTAGCACCGACGATCCCGTGTGCCAGCCTTCGAGCCTTTATGCGGCGACCAAGCGCAGCAACGAACTGATGGCGGAGACTTACCGTCATTTGTTCAATGTGAACGCGACGGGGCTTCGCTTTTTTACCGTTTACGGACCGTGGGGCCGCCCCGACATGGCGCCCTGGCTTTTTGCCGATGCCATTATGCACGACAGGCCCATCAAGATTTTTAACAACGGCAACATGATGCGCGATTTTACGTACATCGACGACATTGCCGGCGGGGTAGTGAAAGTATACGAGACGGGTGCGTCCCGATTTGCGGCAGGGAAGCCGGAGTCTGCGGAGCACCGCCTGTATAACATCGGTCACGGCGACCCGGTGAACCTGCTCGACTTTGTGAAGACCCTCGAAAAGCACTTGGGCAAGACCGCCGAAAAAATCTACATGCCCATGCAGCCTGGCGATGTCGAAGTGACTTGGGCCGATACAAAGGCTTTGGAAAAGGATGTGGGCTACACCGCGGGGACAAATCTGGATACAGGCATCAAGGCCTTTGCCGATTGGTTTAAAGGCTACTGCTAAGCCTTATTTTTTGAACACCCATTTTTTATATAGGGTGAAACTCACAAGGACGTAAACAACGTTCGCGATGATGTTGGCGAAGTAGGTGGGCTTCATGAATTGTGAAATCCGCCCGCTAAAGTTTGCGCACCATGGGGCGTTCAGCAACAGGTATGCGCAACCTTCGAGGACAAGCAGATTAATTGCGTAACTGCAGAGGAACACCACGACAAAGCGTACGACTTCGGTGCGTTTTTGATTGTTGCTTTTGAAGTTCCAAATGCGGTTGCAAATGTAGCTGTTGCAGCCCCCGGCTACAAAACCGAGGAAATTGGAAAGCTCCAGGTTCCAGTCAAGCCACTGGTGCAGAACCCATACCACAAGTAGTGTGATGAGGGTGTTCATTATGCCAATGATATTGTACTTGATAAAGTGAATCACGGTGACTAATATAGAATTTAGACAGTAGGCAGAACTTAGTAGGTAGAGCTTAGTTGGCAGAACTTCTAAACTCAAATTCCACACCCCTCGCCTCACATTTATTTATTTTTGTCGCATGGACTGGATTACTGGCAGAAAATGCAGCGCCGCTGCAGCGGCAGAATTGATTAACGACGGGGATGTGCTTGGCGTTTCTGGATTTACACTGGCGGGTTACCCCAAGGCGGTTCCTTTGGCTATCGCGGAACGTGCCGAAAAAATCCACGCCGAGGGCAAGCCCTTCCAGGTGACGCTCTTTGCCGGGGCGAGTACCGGCGACAGTTGCGACGGGGCGCTGGCCCGTGCCAAGGCCATGAAGTTTCGCATGCCCTACCAGAGCAACCCTTCGCTCCGCAAGGGAATCAACGACGGGAGCATCAAGTACATTGACGCACACCTTGGCAAGATGGGCTACCTGGTGCGTACGGGGGCCGTGCCTGCCCCGACGGTCGCCATTATTGAAGTCAGCGCCATTTTGCCCGATGGCCGTGTATGCCTTTCCACTTCGGGGGGCAATTCGGTTTGCTACCTCGACATGGCGTCCAAAATCATTCTGGAATTGAATACGCGCCTAGGCGACAGCTGCGTGGGCATGCACGACAATGCGTTGCCCGAGCTGCCTCCGCACGCGAAGCCTTTGTCGGTTTACAGCGCGGGGGACCGCGTTGGCGATACTTTTGTCAAGATCGATACGAACAAGGTTGTGGCCATAGTCGAGAACGACGGCTTTGACGAAGTGACCCCGTTCGTGGAACCCGATGAAATCTCCATTAACATCGGCGAACGCATTCTGGATTTCATTCGTTTTGAGGAATCCCACGGGCGCCTCCCTAAGGGCATGGCCTACCAGAGCGGCGTGGGCAAGGTGGCCAACGCGGTGCTTTGCGCCATGGCGAACGACGACCGCCTTGGAAAAATCGACCTCTTTACCGAGGTTATCCAAGAAGCCGTGTTGCCGCTTCTCAAAAAAGGCAAGCTGGGCGTTGCCAGCGGAACCGCCCTCACGCTCTCCAAGGAAGCGCAGCAGGAATTTGTGGAGAACGCCGCCGACTGGAAGCGCCACTTTGTGCTCCGCCAGCAGGAGGTGAGCAACAGCCCCGACATCATTCGCCGCGTGGGAGTGATCTCGATGAATACGGCCTTGGAGTTTGACATGTTTGGCAACGTGAATAGTTCGCTAGTTTGCGGGTCCGCGATGATGAACGGCATTGGCGGTTCTGCCGACTTTGCCCGTCACTGCGCTCTCGGTTTTTTCTTGACGCCCTCCGTGGCAAAGGGTGGTGCCATATCGAGTGTGGTTCCCTACGTGAGCCATGTGGACCATGCCTTTCACGATACGCAAATCTTTGTGACGGAACAGGGACTCGCCGACTTGCGCGGCCTCCCTGCCGAGGAGCGGGCGCGCCGTATTATTGCGAACTGCGCCCACCCGGATTTCCGCGACGAGCTGACGGATGTGCTGGAGTATGGCATTAAGCATGCAAAGGGAGTACATTTACCGCTCGCCTTGGACCGCGCCTTTGAAATGCACGAGAAATTCCTCGCCGAAGGCAAAATGCACTAGGGATAATTTGCCGCAAAAAACGCACGTTTTTGCGAAGTACAGTGACCCCGCACAGAGGTTTGTTATGTTGAGTTCCCACGACAAGGTGATGGTCCCCCTGGTGGCGTACTGCACGAACTTGAAGGCAAATCTCAAGTACTATGACGGCGGAAAGTGGCTCAACTACCTTGCGGGAATCGCCATAATTATTGATGAATTCGGAAACAGGCGCTATGTGCCGGTCAAGGGCCTTGATTCTGCATATACGTAGTTGTATCCTGGTCGAATTTTACTATTGTTCCGTTTATGAAGTCTTTTTGGCCACTAGTCCTGACCATGTTTTTTTTGGTATGCTGCGGATCCGACGACCCGGCATCTAAAGACCCCGCTGCGGATGACCCGTCTAGTGAGGATGTCGACTATTCCGATGGTGAATATTCGAGCGGTGGCGGTTCAAGTGGCGGTGGTTCAAACGGCGGTTCAAATGGTGTGGCCAGTTCGAGTTCCATGAAGGTGGAGGCGGTTCCCGCCGTTACCGATACGCTGATAGAGGATACGACTCTTGTTGCGGACAAAAATGCGCTTCCTGAATGCAATTCCAAAAAAGAAGGCCAGTCCTTTTTTGTGGAGGGCGAGTCTACGCTCTACTTTTGCATCGAGGGCGAATGGTACCCGTCCTCTGCCGTTTCTGAAGTCCTTGAGATTTCTTGCCATGGCGGCTCGCTGGTTTTAAATGATCCCGACGGGGAAAAGGATGAAGAGGAATCTTCGGGTCAGGGGCAAACAAACCCGTGGGGCGCCTTTGGTGGTGGAGGCAATACAGCCTCTGCTCTCGATACGATGCCAGCCCGTCGCCCTGGCGCGCACATTGTGGGTATAGCCGAAAAGGGCCCGTTCCGCTATGGCACCTCGGTGAAGATTGTTGAACTCGACAGTACGCAGAGACTTGCCGATTCCAGGAAAACACACAAGACATGCATTACGGATGCGGCAGGGAATTACAGTTTTGACAGTGTGGATCTTGTGTCGCCGTACCTGCGTGTGGAGGCGAACGGTTACTTCTATAACGAACTTACGGGAGGGCTCTCTTCGGGCATGGTGACGCTCAATGCGGTTGCCGACGTGACAGACCGCGATACGGTGAACGTGAACATGCTTACCCACATGGAAGCCCCGCGCGTGCTTAAGCTTGTGGAGAACAGCGGCAACAACCAGCCGATCCGTTCGGTGAAGGCGCAGGCCCTAAAAGAAATCCTTGCCTCGTTCGAGATAAGCCTGGGAGGTTCTTCGGGCGGAAACAACGGGTTCCCGGGCTGGGGCTTTGGACAGCAACAGGCGACAGTCTCGACCGACGGCCGCTTTGCTGAAGACATCTCGTTGTTCGATGGCGATGAATACAGCGCTGCCTTGCTTGCGATATCCATCATGATGCAGAGGAATGGTTCCGGGAACGACATGCTCCAGTATGCGGGCGGTATTGCGGAACGCATCAAGGGAAACGGCAACTGGGACGACAACAATGCCAAGGCGGACCTTGCGGACTGGCTCATGGTGCTGGATACGAGCGGTTCGTATGCGACCATACGGAACAACATGGCGAGCTGGAAATTGGGCGACGTCCCCGATTTTGAAAAGCACTTGCGCAGTTTTTGGACGAACATTTACCAGTTCGGTGCGTGTAACTCTATGA
Protein-coding regions in this window:
- a CDS encoding ABC transporter ATP-binding protein, with protein sequence MAEKPILSIENLRRDFKMGDETVHALRGVSFDIHKGEFVTIMGTSGSGKSTMLNILGCMDKPTSGHYILDGEHTEKLKRDALARIRNRKIGFVFQSYNLLSRTTALENVELPLLYNPKISPDERHRRALDALKMVGLEDRMNHMPNQMSGGQQQRVAIARALVNDPVIILADEATGNLDTRTSYEIMTIFQQLHQQGKTIAFVTHEPDIATFSERTITLRDGLLKKDVRNDMQDAKAAFEALPPPETFDN
- a CDS encoding ABC transporter permease, whose amino-acid sequence is MSPLTLIKIAIKALLRNRMRTFLSVLGIVIGVAAVITMVAMGEGSKQSIKEKMTSMGTNAIIIMPNQSRRGGVQLDASNAAETLEEEDLKALREQATYINAVSPMVSVGGQAVVGNNNSPTALSGVSADYLKIRNYEIDDGVMFDDESDRMAKVCVIGQTVVKNLFPDTDPIGKTIRYKSIPLKVVGTLKAKGSGDFGQDQDDVIFTPYQTVMKRFSATTNIRQIFANSIGEGFAEKATEEIMGILKERRGWTKPTDPFRVHTQEEMITMVTSTSDLLSLVLTAIAGISLLVGGIGIMNIMYVSVTERTKEIGLRMAIGARSRDILLQFLFESVMISLLGGAIGIALGIAASEAVKAIANWPMSISITSIVVSFGVCFATGVFFGWYPARKASLLDPIEALRFE
- a CDS encoding histidine phosphatase family protein, producing the protein MFFLVCCGSDDPASKDPAADDPSSEDVDYSDGEYSSGGGSSGGGSNGGSNGVASSSSMKVEAVPAVTDTLIEDTTLVADKNALPECNSKKEGQSFFVEGESTLYFCIEGEWYPSSAVSEVLEISCHGGSLVLNDPDGEKDEEESSGQGQTNPWGAFGGGGNTASALDTMPARRPGAHIVGIAEKGPFRYGTSVKIVELDSTQRLADSRKTHKTCITDAAGNYSFDSVDLVSPYLRVEANGYFYNELTGGLSSGMVTLNAVADVTDRDTVNVNMLTHMEAPRVLKLVENSGNNQPIRSVKAQALKEILASFEISLGGSSGGNNGFPGWGFGQQQATVSTDGRFAEDISLFDGDEYSAALLAISIMMQRNGSGNDMLQYAGGIAERIKGNGNWDDNNAKADLADWLMVLDTSGSYATIRNNMASWKLGDVPDFEKHLRSFWTNIYQFGACNSMTAGTVKHVNNSLSKFFISYYEQPDGPRTRFICDGETHLWRAATDIEKDTVGFGKGEYEGQIKSGVINVDKYYVYEQSKGKWRVATSDDIMEFVDIEEVMDGLAPSDKVIFILRHAERTDDTGKSGHLTAGGKTQSQTVGKKLKGEDIVFANSTYTRSKETCENMATGAGVSYTENTIADLDGEWYVKDESKYESCKSENGGGWGATSAYAYKGICPGVYYDFEDRSEEFVTKIVKPAFSKVKRVGVWISHDTFVVPITVYGSNKKVNLRYFDTKQWIYYLAGIAIIMDSKGNIRYVPVRGLDSGTMTM
- a CDS encoding acetyl-CoA hydrolase/transferase C-terminal domain-containing protein encodes the protein MDWITGRKCSAAAAAELINDGDVLGVSGFTLAGYPKAVPLAIAERAEKIHAEGKPFQVTLFAGASTGDSCDGALARAKAMKFRMPYQSNPSLRKGINDGSIKYIDAHLGKMGYLVRTGAVPAPTVAIIEVSAILPDGRVCLSTSGGNSVCYLDMASKIILELNTRLGDSCVGMHDNALPELPPHAKPLSVYSAGDRVGDTFVKIDTNKVVAIVENDGFDEVTPFVEPDEISINIGERILDFIRFEESHGRLPKGMAYQSGVGKVANAVLCAMANDDRLGKIDLFTEVIQEAVLPLLKKGKLGVASGTALTLSKEAQQEFVENAADWKRHFVLRQQEVSNSPDIIRRVGVISMNTALEFDMFGNVNSSLVCGSAMMNGIGGSADFARHCALGFFLTPSVAKGGAISSVVPYVSHVDHAFHDTQIFVTEQGLADLRGLPAEERARRIIANCAHPDFRDELTDVLEYGIKHAKGVHLPLALDRAFEMHEKFLAEGKMH
- a CDS encoding GtrA family protein, whose product is MIHFIKYNIIGIMNTLITLLVVWVLHQWLDWNLELSNFLGFVAGGCNSYICNRIWNFKSNNQKRTEVVRFVVVFLCSYAINLLVLEGCAYLLLNAPWCANFSGRISQFMKPTYFANIIANVVYVLVSFTLYKKWVFKK
- a CDS encoding SDR family NAD(P)-dependent oxidoreductase, whose amino-acid sequence is MPKKILVTGAAGFIGCEVSLIMLSKGYQVVGIDNMNSYYQVSLKEDRLKRLDHADFRFQKMDLADASAVAALFEEDHFDGVIHLGAQAGVRYSLQNPQAYIDSNITGFLNILEGCRKHPVEHLTYASSSSVYGRNTKTPFSTDDPVCQPSSLYAATKRSNELMAETYRHLFNVNATGLRFFTVYGPWGRPDMAPWLFADAIMHDRPIKIFNNGNMMRDFTYIDDIAGGVVKVYETGASRFAAGKPESAEHRLYNIGHGDPVNLLDFVKTLEKHLGKTAEKIYMPMQPGDVEVTWADTKALEKDVGYTAGTNLDTGIKAFADWFKGYC
- a CDS encoding OmpA family protein; the protein is MKKIIALSLLAGSVAFAHSGYQGGSDGFHQNNAYTLGQWGVSIGTGGDVSNDSWSFSRKGSFQDAQGHSYNFEDWAGSFSGNFNASVGLLSFADVGVVMPLYYEHAHESSGTASAANMWIAGQGDLNAWMKIRAPFGDEKTVFAIAGVFDLFAPTGMQSAGVRPRHVWYIDERGNTDPFTANAWAGAAGLVMTLDFSKIGAPIRLNGHASYVHSFGDGQADALIYDAGLNLLVNDALDMFVEYSGEMRLEETKYPRDPIAEPMYITPGLRFHLPLGIDMGVGMDIAVRNYQDFTFEGKKEDKYARSQKLQFKGDNDQYYTYGYSPGPLYAAVAMLSWHMDGKPMVKDEDKDGVSDDNDQCAHTPSVATVDSVGCPIDSDKDGVIDGIDKCDHTPEGATVDSVGCPMDGDEDGVFDGIDKCPKTKKGAVIDITGCEGDFDKDGVEDSNDRCPNTQPGIIVDTTGCPADSDHDGVFDSFDKCANTPQGLPVDSTGCAADADKDGIPDALDKCPNTQKGLPVDSTGCPADADKDGVPDALDKCPNTKAGAQVNAEGCEGDFDGDGIPDAADMCPNTQKGVPVDSTGCPADADKDGVADALDKCPNTPAGTTVDNNGCTLDFDKDGISDDLDKCPNTKEGVQVDSTGCPKDEDKDGVADGIDKCPSTEKGISVDSVGCPMDTDKDGVADHLDKCPYTLEGIKIDAKGCPTNKKQDLNKLKQGIQFQTNSTKFTKNSYGTLNDIVALMNQIPGSNLEVQGHTDNVGSAKKNKELSQARAQAVVDYLVSKGIDSNRLRAVGYGSEKPIASNGNKKGRKANRRVELVPFEK